The following are encoded in a window of Paraburkholderia hospita genomic DNA:
- a CDS encoding FtsX-like permease family protein → MNDTAVNATAHRAPPTRHGLRTLTRWLLAAEWHSHKGRALIAIATIALGVALGYAVQLINSAAFNEFSAATRSLSGQADLQVRGAQPTFDEGAYPRLATQPGVALASPVLELDVTVPDRTAPLKVLGIDMFRASRIAPDLTGVADSDSPLDALAGDAIFLSPAAQQWLGVHVGETVTLRSGTSDVHLRVAGGIVRARPGQRIAVMDIAAAQWRFSRIGKLSRVDLQLERGVDRERFRRALQDQLGSRFAVGETRDVESRTDRLSRAYRINMNVLALVALFTGAFLVFSTQALGVVRRRAQFAMLRVLGLTRAQLLRQILLEGALLGTLGSVAGIALGFALAYVVLRFFGSDLGGGYFPGVQPTVGFEPIASAIFVVLGIGVSLLGSLVPALEAARAHPAPALKAGGEETALGKLSTPWSALICIALGVALTQTPPVFDVPIAGYLAVALLLIGGIALMPRVTSLLFRALSRTLDGNKKRRPATPVIALALARLANAPGQASIAMGGVLSSFTLIVAMAIMVSSFRVSVEDWLAHLLSADVYVRVAPNGDTGGLNPQQQTILAATRGIRHAAFARTSQLTLDASRPSVALLAREIDAADPGANLQITGEILPPSAIRAGETPVWASEAMVDLYGYRVGQRLTLPIGEHGAVFVVAGIWRDYVRQTGALQIRLADYRRLTGDTGATDAALTLERGVSAAQAIAAMRALPFASALDFAQPGEIRARTLTIFDRSFAVTYLLEAVAIVIGLFGVAATFSAQTLSRSREFGMLRHVGVTRGQILALLATEGGLLTALGIAMGCVLGFAISLILVFVVNPQSFHWSMSLHVPWMLLSVLALVMLASSCTTAVAAGRRAVSVDAVRAVREDW, encoded by the coding sequence TCGGCGGCGACCCGCAGCCTGTCGGGCCAGGCAGACTTGCAGGTGCGCGGCGCGCAGCCCACGTTCGATGAAGGCGCCTATCCACGACTCGCGACTCAACCCGGCGTCGCGCTCGCCAGCCCCGTGCTCGAACTCGACGTGACCGTGCCGGATCGCACCGCGCCGCTGAAAGTGCTAGGCATCGACATGTTCCGCGCGAGCCGCATCGCACCCGATCTGACGGGCGTAGCAGACAGCGACAGCCCGCTCGACGCGCTCGCCGGCGACGCCATCTTCCTCTCGCCCGCCGCGCAGCAGTGGCTCGGCGTGCACGTCGGCGAGACCGTGACGTTGCGCAGCGGCACGTCCGATGTGCATCTGCGCGTGGCAGGCGGTATCGTCAGGGCGCGGCCCGGACAACGCATCGCGGTGATGGACATCGCGGCTGCGCAATGGCGCTTCAGTCGCATCGGCAAGCTGTCGCGCGTCGATCTGCAACTCGAACGCGGCGTCGATCGCGAACGGTTCCGGCGTGCGTTGCAGGACCAACTCGGCAGCCGTTTCGCCGTGGGCGAAACGCGCGATGTCGAAAGCCGCACCGACCGGCTGTCGCGCGCCTACCGGATCAATATGAACGTGCTCGCGCTCGTCGCGCTGTTCACGGGCGCGTTTCTCGTGTTCTCGACGCAGGCGCTCGGCGTGGTGCGTCGGCGCGCGCAGTTCGCGATGCTGCGCGTGCTCGGCCTCACGCGTGCGCAGTTGCTGCGGCAGATTCTGCTCGAAGGCGCTTTGCTCGGCACGCTCGGCTCGGTGGCGGGCATCGCGCTCGGCTTCGCGCTCGCGTATGTCGTGCTGCGCTTTTTCGGCAGCGATCTGGGCGGCGGCTATTTTCCCGGCGTTCAACCGACGGTCGGTTTCGAGCCCATCGCCAGCGCGATTTTCGTCGTGCTTGGTATCGGCGTGTCGCTGCTCGGCAGTCTCGTGCCCGCGCTCGAAGCGGCGCGCGCGCATCCCGCTCCCGCCCTGAAGGCAGGCGGCGAGGAAACCGCGCTCGGCAAGCTGTCGACACCGTGGTCTGCGCTCATCTGCATCGCGCTCGGCGTGGCGCTGACGCAGACACCACCCGTGTTCGACGTGCCGATTGCGGGCTATCTCGCCGTCGCGCTGCTGCTGATCGGCGGCATTGCACTGATGCCGCGCGTCACGTCGCTGCTGTTTCGCGCGCTGAGCCGTACGCTCGATGGGAACAAAAAACGGCGGCCCGCCACGCCCGTCATCGCGCTTGCGCTCGCGCGCCTTGCGAACGCGCCGGGTCAGGCATCGATTGCGATGGGCGGCGTGCTGTCGAGCTTCACGCTGATCGTCGCGATGGCGATCATGGTGTCGAGCTTTCGGGTGTCGGTCGAAGACTGGCTCGCGCACCTGCTGTCCGCCGACGTCTATGTGCGCGTCGCGCCGAACGGCGACACGGGCGGGCTGAACCCGCAGCAACAGACGATTCTCGCCGCCACGCGCGGCATCCGGCACGCGGCGTTCGCGCGTACCTCGCAACTGACGCTCGACGCATCGCGGCCGTCCGTCGCCCTGCTCGCGCGCGAAATCGATGCCGCCGATCCCGGCGCGAACCTGCAGATCACCGGCGAGATCCTACCGCCGTCTGCTATCCGCGCTGGCGAGACGCCCGTGTGGGCATCGGAAGCGATGGTCGATCTGTATGGCTATCGCGTCGGTCAACGGTTGACGCTGCCGATCGGCGAGCACGGCGCAGTGTTCGTCGTCGCGGGCATTTGGCGCGATTACGTGCGGCAAACGGGCGCGCTGCAAATCCGTCTCGCCGACTACCGACGCCTCACGGGCGACACAGGCGCCACCGACGCCGCCCTCACGCTCGAACGCGGCGTGAGCGCGGCGCAGGCCATCGCCGCGATGCGCGCGTTGCCGTTCGCGAGCGCGCTCGACTTCGCGCAACCCGGAGAGATCCGCGCGCGCACGCTGACCATCTTCGATCGCAGCTTCGCCGTCACGTATCTGCTGGAAGCCGTCGCAATCGTGATCGGATTGTTCGGCGTCGCGGCGACGTTTTCGGCGCAGACGCTGTCGCGCTCGCGCGAGTTCGGCATGCTGCGACATGTGGGCGTGACGCGCGGACAGATTCTCGCGCTGCTCGCGACGGAAGGCGGACTGCTCACCGCGCTCGGCATCGCGATGGGCTGCGTGCTCGGCTTCGCGATCAGCCTGATCCTCGTGTTCGTCGTCAATCCGCAGTCGTTTCACTGGAGCATGTCGCTGCATGTGCCGTGGATGCTGCTATCCGTGCTGGCGCTCGTGATGCTCGCGTCGTCGTGTACGACGGCCGTCGCGGCGGGCCGCCGCGCGGTCTCCGTCGATGCCGTGCGCGCGGTCAGGGAGGACTGGTGA